The genomic stretch tatACTTTTCGGAATTTGGTTCTGAAAGCCGAGAAATCACAATTAACACCACCCGTTCTAAGCTGATCAAACAGTATCATTCCTAATTCAGGTTTTCGAATCATTGTCGCAGTCATGGGTTGGTTCTGGGGCAACTCGAATCAAGACGACCccgtcaagaagcttgaccCGGGTCTCCGAGAATATCTCGAACATGAAGCCCCAAAGAAATACGTCCCTGCGACCTCAGTGCCCTCCGCGCAGGATCCTTCTAAATTAGTAGATCCGCAGTCCCAATCAGCGCAACCAGCCGAAACCACCGAGTCGTCGAAACCTGCTGTTCCCGCTGCCTCACTTTTCCCCGATGGCCGTTACGCCCATCTCTGGAAGACTTACAAACCGCCAACTGAGGAAAATACTGACGTGAAGGGCGCTTCCAGGGTGATTGAAAAGTACAAGTCACGCAATGATACCGTACACCGCGCAGCGATGGAGAATTGTGCACTGGAACATGAGGATTTGACACTGTGTTTCCAGAACGGTAACCTGCAGAAACGACTAATGTCTCGTATGACTCTGTGCTCCGAGGAAAATGGGAAATTCTCTCGGTGCTTTACTACTCAGGCTGTAAGTGAAGATCTCGCGGAACTTATCCCCTAGGCCTTTCTGCCTGCGCCGCGGCTGCCGCTGGACAATTACTAATGTGTGATTAGAAATTCCTCCAGGCATTGGGCTACTCATCTTCGTTTGAATGGGATGAcgagagagaggaaaagatcCAGATGCACGCCG from Aspergillus oryzae RIB40 DNA, chromosome 1 encodes the following:
- a CDS encoding uncharacterized protein (predicted protein) — protein: MGWFWGNSNQDDPVKKLDPGLREYLEHEAPKKYVPATSVPSAQDPSKLVDPQSQSAQPAETTESSKPAVPAASLFPDGRYAHLWKTYKPPTEENTDVKGASRVIEKYKSRNDTVHRAAMENCALEHEDLTLCFQNGNLQKRLMSRMTLCSEENGKFSRCFTTQAKFLQALGYSSSFEWDDEREEKIQMHADKLYHEMLDYEKKVEEARAAGQEPPPLTSLFNPQGKPQQQKAENTSGSLEIPGGEAIPPGFKPSKPLEQLTPHERELEIRAHYAQLEQQKMYAQEASPFIKTHDDARQKRREKADYKSALAVSWCLGKSDLNMRAHL